In Eublepharis macularius isolate TG4126 chromosome 4, MPM_Emac_v1.0, whole genome shotgun sequence, the following are encoded in one genomic region:
- the LOC129329044 gene encoding zinc finger protein 883-like encodes MQPAKSPVSFEEVAVRFTQGEWSLLRPAQRALYKEVMLENFGHVASLGPPIAKPDLISWLEEEEGLFLPFSDEEEEFTGGDWESAKETKELVVMEKEDTCLPWRENTEYCKAPRKGEGKHPPRNSSGLLQGDISHEVPVLQKIYKGGSGTGSAANEESFPEQSDTYIPWNVDSRRKVLKRLECGKASDQTENLNSYQRIHTGENSYECLECGKSFSQCGCLHSHQRTHGEENPYKCCECGKSFSRSANLNSHQRIHTGEKVYTFLECRKSFTESGTLILHERTHTGKKPYKCLECGKSFRFNSNLRTHQKIHTGKKPYECLECGKSFSQIGHLNSHKRTHTGEKPYKCLECGKSFTERGSLAIHQRIHTGEKPYKCLECGKSFRRSGDLAAHQRIHTGEKPYKCLECGKSFRQSGDLAVHQRIHTGEKPYKCLECGKSFRDSGYLAVHQRIHTGEKPYKCLECGKSFRDSGYLAVHQRIHTGEKPYKCLECGKSFNESGNFTVHQKIHKGEKPYKCLECGKSFTEKGSLAIHQRIHTGEKPYKCLGCGKSFRWSGDLAVHQRIHTGEKPYKCLECGKSFSRSGSLSSHQRVHTGKKPYTCLECGESFKESGKLTVHQRIHTGEKPYKCLECGKSFSRSDSLNSHLRVHTGEKPYKCLECGESFRHKGNLTSHQSIHQTI; translated from the exons ATGCAGCCAGCTAAG agtccagtgtccttcgaagaggtggctgtgcgtttcacccagggggagtggagcctgctgcgcccggcccagagagccctgtacaaggaagtcatgctggagaacttTGGCCATGTGGCCTCCTTGG GGCCCCcgattgccaaacctgacctcatatcctggctggaggaagaggaagggctgTTTCTCCCGTTctctgatgaggaggaagaaTTTACAG gAGGTGACTGGGAGTCAGCAAAGGAAACAAAAGAACTTGTAGTAATGGAAAAAGAAGATACCTGTCTGCCATGGAGAGAGAACACTGAATACTGTAAGGCACcaaggaagggagaggggaaacACCCGCCAAGGAATAGTTCTGGTCTTTTACAAGGTGATATTTCTCACGAAGTTCCAGTACTTCAAAAAATATACAAAGGAGGCAGTGGGACTGGGAGCGCTGCAAATGAGGAAAGTTTTCCTGAACAATCAGACACTTATATTCCTTGGAACGTGGACTCCAGGAGAAAAGTATTGAAAAGGCTGGAGTGTGGGAAAGCCAGTGATCAGACAGAAAACCTTAATTCCTATCAaaggattcatacaggggagaattcatatgaatgcctggagtgtgggaaaagcttcagtcagtgTGGATGCCTTCattcccatcaaagaactcaCGGAGAGGAGAATCCTTACAAATGCTGTgaatgtgggaaaagtttcagtcgtAGTGcaaaccttaattcccatcaaagaattcacacaggggagaaagttTATACATTCCTAGAGTGTAGAAAAAGCTTCACTGAGAGTGGAACGCTTATTCTCCATGAAAGGACTCACACAGgaaagaaaccatataaatgtctggagtgtggaaagagcttcaggttCAATTCAAATCTTCGTAcccatcaaaaaattcacacagggaagaaaccatatgaatgcctggagtgtgggaaaagtttcagtcagattggacaccttaattcccataaaagaactcacacaggggagaaaccttataaatgcctggaatgtggaaaaagcttcactgAGAGGGGATCCCTTGCtattcatcaaagaattcacacaggagagaaaccatacaaatgcctggagtgtggaaaaagcttcagacgGAGTGGAGACCTTGCtgctcatcaaaggattcacacaggggaaaaaccatacaaatgtctggaatgtggaaagagtttcagacAGAGTGGagatcttgctgttcatcaaaggattcacacaggggagaaaccatacaaatgtctggagtgtggaaagagcttcagggacAGTGGATACCTGGCtgttcatcaaaggattcacacaggggagaaaccatacaaatgtctggagtgtggaaagagcttcagggacAGTGGATACCTGGctgttcatcaaagaattcacacaggggagaaaccatacaaatgcctggagtgtgggaaaagcttcaacgaaagtggaaattttactgttcatcaaaaaattcacaaaggggagaaaccatataaatgcctggagtgtggaaaaagcttcactgAGAAGGGATCTCTTGCtattcatcaaagaattcacacgggagagaaaccatataaatgcttgggatgtggaaaaagcttcagatgGAGTGGagatcttgctgttcatcaaaggattcacacaggagagaaaccgtataaatgcctggagtgtggaaaaagtttcagtcggagtggaagcctttcttcccaccaaagagttcacacagggaagaaaccatatacatgcctggagtgtggagaGAGCTTCAAGGAAAGTggaaaacttactgtccatcaaagaattcacacaggtgagaaaccatataaatgcctggaatgtggaaaaagtttcTCTCGGAGTGACAGCCTTAATTCCCATCTaagagttcacacaggggagaaaccatacaaatgccttgAATGTGGGGAAAGCTTCCGTCACAAAGgaaaccttacttcccatcaaagcatCCATCAGACCATATAA